One window of Salegentibacter sp. Hel_I_6 genomic DNA carries:
- a CDS encoding asparagine synthase-related protein, producing the protein MLDYRLVEFAFSQPEAYKISNRVQKYLIREILKEIALKDLSYAPKRPLQTPQREWLGEELKYFTSENLEKLKYSEISHWFDFDEMKKEWKNYKAGDNQSSFHIWQWINAGLLLGV; encoded by the coding sequence ATGCTAGATTATAGATTGGTTGAATTTGCTTTTTCACAACCAGAAGCATATAAGATATCAAATAGAGTGCAGAAATATTTAATTCGGGAAATTCTTAAAGAAATAGCTCTGAAAGATTTGAGTTATGCACCAAAACGCCCACTACAAACTCCACAAAGGGAATGGCTGGGTGAAGAATTAAAATATTTTACTAGTGAGAATTTAGAAAAGCTAAAATATTCCGAAATTTCACATTGGTTTGATTTTGATGAGATGAAAAAGGAATGGAAAAATTACAAAGCGGGAGATAACCAAAGTAGTTTTCATATATGGCAATGGATTAATGCCGGTTTGTTGCTGGGGGTTTAA
- the gmd gene encoding GDP-mannose 4,6-dehydratase: MKKALITGVTGQDGAYLSEFLLKKGYEVHGIKRRSSQFNTSRIDHLYQDPHEKNRNFILHYGEMTDSSNLIRLIQEIQPDEIYNLAAMSHVQVSFEIPEYTGNTDGLGALRILDAVRLLGLEKKTKIYQASTSELFGKAQESPQTEKTPFYPRSPYGVAKLYAYWITVNYREAYGIFACNGILFNHESPLRGETFVSRKITRAAARIALGLQDKFHLGNLDAKRDWGHAKDYVKMMWMILQAEEAEDWIIATGNTTSVRDLVKMAFEELGIELEFKGEGINEKAFVKACANPQFQLEKGKEILNIDSKYFRPTEVDLLIGDATKAHQKLGWKPQHELQELVKEMVKSDLLLMQREQHLRDGGYKTLNYYE; encoded by the coding sequence ATGAAAAAAGCATTGATAACCGGCGTCACCGGTCAGGATGGAGCTTATTTGAGTGAATTTCTTCTTAAAAAGGGCTATGAGGTGCATGGTATTAAACGCAGATCTTCACAGTTTAATACTTCCAGGATAGACCACCTCTACCAGGACCCGCACGAGAAAAATAGGAATTTTATTCTGCATTATGGCGAGATGACCGATAGCTCTAATCTTATTCGGTTAATTCAGGAAATTCAACCCGATGAGATCTATAACCTTGCTGCAATGAGCCATGTGCAGGTTTCATTTGAAATTCCTGAATACACGGGAAATACCGATGGGCTCGGCGCTCTTAGAATTCTAGATGCTGTAAGATTACTTGGTCTTGAAAAGAAAACCAAGATTTATCAGGCATCCACATCTGAATTATTTGGAAAGGCACAGGAGAGTCCGCAAACCGAAAAGACTCCATTTTATCCTCGCAGTCCTTACGGGGTTGCAAAGCTTTACGCATACTGGATCACCGTCAATTACCGGGAGGCATACGGCATTTTTGCCTGTAATGGAATTCTTTTTAACCATGAATCTCCTTTGCGAGGAGAGACTTTTGTGAGTCGGAAGATCACCAGGGCAGCCGCCAGGATCGCTTTGGGGTTGCAGGATAAATTTCACCTCGGAAACCTTGATGCGAAAAGGGATTGGGGTCATGCCAAAGATTATGTGAAAATGATGTGGATGATTCTTCAGGCCGAAGAAGCTGAAGATTGGATTATTGCTACGGGAAACACTACAAGTGTTAGAGATTTGGTTAAAATGGCTTTTGAGGAGCTGGGAATTGAACTTGAATTTAAAGGAGAGGGAATAAATGAAAAAGCTTTTGTAAAAGCTTGCGCTAATCCTCAATTTCAATTGGAAAAAGGAAAAGAAATTCTGAATATAGATTCTAAGTATTTCAGGCCTACAGAAGTTGATTTACTCATTGGCGATGCCACCAAGGCTCACCAAAAACTTGGGTGGAAGCCACAACACGAACTTCAGGAGTTGGTAAAAGAAATGGTGAAAAGCGATTTACTGCTCATGCAAAGAGAACAGCATTTGCGCGACGGAGGATATAAAACTTTAAATTATTACGAATAG
- a CDS encoding polysaccharide biosynthesis/export family protein, translating into MLKRYYLILILLAGVLSFSSCISAKKTTYLQENDAELDSIIQIQQLKKPYRIQTGDLLSIRVKALDQELVGMFNPVGEANPNATTEEAVFFDGFTVDDHGNIRVPTLGVVNVLGYTEREAREKIEELLLENYFRQEANIFVTVKLAGIRYTTLGEIGTGSQVIYKDKVTIMEAVANAGGISEYGNMEEVKIIRQYPEGERVHHIDLTDINATKSEFYYIQPNDLILVNALPQKSLGLGSTGLEIFRTGVTILSFVTTTILLFSRI; encoded by the coding sequence ATGCTGAAGAGATACTATTTAATTCTAATCTTATTGGCGGGAGTTTTGAGCTTCTCGTCCTGTATTTCTGCCAAAAAGACCACTTATCTACAGGAAAATGATGCAGAACTGGATAGTATTATTCAAATTCAACAACTCAAAAAACCTTATCGTATTCAAACCGGCGATTTATTAAGCATTCGTGTAAAAGCCCTGGATCAGGAACTGGTAGGGATGTTTAATCCGGTTGGAGAGGCAAACCCAAATGCAACTACAGAAGAGGCCGTGTTTTTTGATGGGTTTACGGTGGATGATCACGGGAATATTCGCGTGCCTACTTTAGGAGTAGTAAATGTTTTGGGTTATACCGAAAGAGAGGCGCGGGAGAAAATAGAGGAGCTTTTATTAGAAAATTATTTTAGGCAGGAAGCTAATATTTTTGTGACTGTAAAACTGGCTGGAATACGTTATACTACATTGGGTGAGATAGGAACCGGCAGCCAGGTGATCTACAAAGATAAAGTTACCATAATGGAAGCCGTTGCCAATGCCGGGGGAATTTCCGAATATGGTAATATGGAAGAAGTAAAGATTATTCGGCAATATCCTGAAGGTGAAAGGGTACATCACATAGACCTAACCGATATCAACGCGACTAAAAGTGAATTTTATTATATTCAACCCAATGATCTTATTTTGGTGAATGCCTTACCTCAAAAGTCTTTAGGATTGGGCTCAACGGGACTGGAAATATTTAGAACGGGAGTAACAATTTTATCTTTCGTTACTACAACAATCTTATTATTTAGCAGGATTTAA
- a CDS encoding polysaccharide biosynthesis tyrosine autokinase: MAHDDDHISDVGSTFDFKGFVLKVISYWKLILLSVGISLAVAYYNNVRKLPVYNLGNSISIKDDQNPFFTSNTSLTFNWGGTSDKVNTAMTILRSRSHNEEVVEKLQFYTQYLRDGEYQRIDAYGSTPFKVVADTTMAQAHNVTLTITFLDSVTYNLKANVPASLNLQNYKTKEKTYREVEAKEFSRNYKSGEQVRLPFFNGTILRVDQPLQAGTPFYVSFMNFDSAVGRYRNVNVSPESQGSSVLKMSQTGGNKARIVDYLNGTVRVLSDNMLARKNLFATKTIRFIDSSLAVQSEALKMVEAELNQFRNENAIMDISAESSQLSNRLSTLDLRKEDIRRQLSYYETLRNYLETRNDYSNVPAPSVAGISEGSIASGVSRIITLAEERSNYQYSLKENSPVFDDIDRQINSVKSILLENISSSKGLLQEEQRDINSQISRLEADISTLPQEEQDLLKIQRRYSLNEKSYNMFLEKRSEAGLIKAANVSDVMVIDSAKDTGGGQIGPNTQLNYVMAVLVGGVIPLTFVFLLVFMNTNIHNAQEVTRLSPIPILGMIGKSKSDSNLVVFNNPKSSIAEGFRGLRSSLQFMYKKQGVSGSKTLLVTSSVSGEGKTFCAMNLATVFALSERKTVLVGVDLRKPKIFDDFQLNNDLGVVNYLIDQASSDEIIQKSKIPYLDVITAGPVPPNPSELLINEQMDKLMEELKQKYDYIILDTPPIGMVADALNLVKHADATIYLVRQDYTKRGMLESINEKYAKGEIKNISFVLNHFVHRAKYGYGYGYGYGYGYGYGYGYNRYSKGYVEKSDPTRKFKRWWKKAMRNFE, from the coding sequence ATGGCGCACGATGATGATCACATATCAGATGTAGGCTCAACTTTTGATTTTAAAGGTTTTGTACTAAAAGTGATAAGTTACTGGAAGTTAATATTGCTTTCGGTGGGGATTAGTTTGGCAGTGGCTTACTATAATAACGTAAGAAAATTGCCTGTTTACAATCTTGGAAATTCCATTTCTATAAAAGACGATCAAAATCCGTTTTTTACCAGTAATACCAGTTTAACGTTTAATTGGGGAGGGACTTCAGATAAGGTGAATACCGCAATGACGATCTTAAGATCTCGTTCTCATAATGAGGAAGTGGTAGAAAAACTTCAGTTTTATACACAGTATTTAAGAGACGGGGAGTATCAACGCATAGATGCTTATGGAAGTACGCCTTTTAAAGTAGTTGCCGATACCACTATGGCTCAGGCACATAATGTAACACTCACAATCACATTTCTTGATTCGGTAACCTACAATTTAAAAGCCAATGTGCCGGCGAGTTTAAACCTTCAGAATTATAAAACCAAAGAAAAAACGTATCGTGAGGTAGAAGCTAAAGAATTCAGTAGAAATTACAAATCAGGCGAACAGGTGCGACTTCCTTTTTTCAATGGAACTATACTTAGAGTAGATCAGCCCTTACAAGCCGGCACCCCTTTTTATGTGAGTTTTATGAATTTTGACTCGGCGGTAGGGAGATATAGAAACGTTAATGTGAGTCCCGAATCCCAGGGGTCTTCGGTTTTAAAGATGAGTCAAACGGGAGGGAATAAAGCCCGAATTGTAGATTATCTGAACGGAACCGTAAGAGTGCTAAGTGATAATATGCTGGCACGGAAAAACCTTTTTGCTACCAAGACCATTCGGTTTATAGATTCCAGTCTCGCGGTACAGTCGGAAGCTTTAAAAATGGTAGAAGCAGAGCTGAACCAGTTTAGGAATGAAAATGCAATTATGGATATTTCTGCGGAAAGTTCCCAACTCTCTAATCGGCTTTCAACTTTAGATCTTAGAAAAGAAGACATCAGGCGGCAACTTTCTTATTATGAAACCTTAAGAAATTACCTGGAAACCAGAAATGATTACTCCAATGTTCCCGCACCTTCTGTAGCGGGAATTTCAGAAGGGAGTATCGCCAGCGGCGTCTCCCGGATTATCACCCTGGCAGAAGAACGGAGTAACTACCAGTATTCGCTAAAAGAAAACTCCCCGGTTTTTGACGATATAGACCGGCAAATCAATTCGGTGAAATCAATTTTGCTGGAGAATATAAGTTCCTCCAAAGGCTTATTACAGGAGGAGCAAAGGGATATTAACAGCCAAATTTCGCGATTGGAAGCTGATATAAGCACCCTGCCGCAGGAAGAACAGGATTTACTTAAAATTCAGCGGCGTTATAGCTTAAACGAAAAATCTTACAATATGTTTCTGGAGAAAAGGAGCGAGGCCGGTTTAATAAAAGCGGCGAATGTAAGTGATGTGATGGTGATAGATTCGGCAAAAGATACCGGCGGGGGACAAATTGGTCCGAATACCCAATTAAATTATGTAATGGCCGTCCTGGTTGGGGGCGTAATTCCCTTAACTTTTGTATTCTTATTAGTTTTTATGAATACCAATATTCATAATGCCCAGGAAGTGACACGTTTATCGCCAATTCCTATTTTGGGGATGATTGGGAAAAGTAAAAGTGACTCGAACCTGGTGGTTTTTAATAATCCTAAATCATCTATTGCCGAAGGTTTTAGGGGATTGCGTTCCAGTCTTCAGTTCATGTATAAAAAACAGGGAGTAAGCGGTTCAAAAACTCTTTTGGTAACCTCCTCTGTTTCTGGAGAAGGTAAAACTTTTTGTGCGATGAACCTCGCAACGGTTTTCGCTTTAAGTGAACGGAAAACGGTGCTGGTTGGGGTCGATTTAAGAAAACCGAAGATTTTCGATGACTTCCAGTTGAATAATGATCTGGGAGTTGTAAATTATTTAATAGACCAGGCAAGTAGTGATGAGATTATTCAAAAAAGTAAGATTCCATATCTAGATGTAATCACCGCCGGGCCGGTGCCTCCAAATCCATCAGAGTTGCTTATCAACGAGCAAATGGATAAGCTGATGGAGGAATTAAAACAGAAATACGATTATATTATCCTCGATACTCCACCAATAGGGATGGTTGCCGATGCTTTAAACCTGGTTAAACACGCCGATGCCACCATTTACCTGGTGCGTCAGGATTATACAAAGCGCGGAATGCTGGAGTCTATTAACGAGAAATACGCTAAAGGGGAAATAAAGAACATCAGTTTTGTATTAAACCACTTTGTACATAGAGCAAAATATGGTTATGGATACGGCTATGGCTACGGATACGGCTATGGTTATGGCTACGGGTATAACCGCTACTCCAAAGGTTACGTAGAAAAATCTGATCCCACCCGAAAATTTAAACGTTGGTGGAAGAAGGCGATGCGGAATTTTGAGTAA
- a CDS encoding GDP-L-fucose synthase — translation MNKSKKIYIAGHTGMAGSAIWRHLEKAGYTNLIGRTSAALDLENQKTVAQFFNIEKPEVLIIAAAKVGGILANIEQPYDFLMKNLLIQNNLIENAHRFGVQKLIFLGSSCIYPKFCAQPIKEDYLLTGTLEPTNESYAIAKIAGLKACEALRNQFDKDFVSLMPTNLYGEWDNFDLNSSHVIPAMIKKFHEAKLNDQASVTLWGTGTPMREFMYVKDLASAVCFALENNLEEPVYNVGVGEDLSIKDLALLIQKVTGHKGEIVWDVSKPDGTPRKILDIQKLNALGWSAQTQLEEGLKMTYKWFLKRYDKL, via the coding sequence ATGAATAAGAGTAAGAAGATATATATTGCGGGACACACAGGTATGGCGGGATCTGCTATTTGGCGACATTTGGAAAAAGCAGGCTACACTAATTTAATTGGGCGCACATCAGCAGCCTTAGATTTAGAAAATCAAAAAACTGTGGCGCAATTTTTCAATATTGAAAAGCCCGAAGTATTAATAATTGCTGCGGCAAAGGTGGGCGGGATTTTAGCCAATATTGAGCAGCCTTATGATTTTTTGATGAAAAACCTGCTGATACAAAATAATCTTATTGAGAATGCACACCGCTTTGGGGTGCAAAAATTAATATTTCTTGGAAGTTCCTGTATCTACCCAAAGTTCTGTGCGCAACCCATAAAAGAAGACTATTTACTTACGGGTACTCTTGAACCAACAAATGAGTCCTATGCCATAGCAAAAATTGCGGGCTTAAAAGCTTGTGAAGCACTTCGAAACCAATTTGATAAAGATTTTGTGTCGCTTATGCCTACCAATCTTTATGGAGAGTGGGATAATTTCGATTTAAATTCCTCACACGTAATTCCTGCAATGATTAAAAAGTTCCACGAAGCTAAACTCAATGATCAGGCTAGCGTAACGTTATGGGGTACCGGTACCCCAATGAGGGAATTTATGTATGTAAAAGACCTGGCCTCGGCGGTATGCTTTGCGCTTGAAAATAATTTGGAGGAGCCGGTGTACAATGTGGGAGTAGGTGAGGATTTAAGCATCAAAGACCTTGCGCTACTTATTCAAAAAGTCACGGGGCATAAAGGCGAAATTGTTTGGGATGTCTCCAAACCCGATGGCACCCCAAGAAAAATACTGGATATTCAAAAATTAAATGCTCTGGGTTGGAGCGCTCAAACACAATTAGAAGAGGGGCTTAAGATGACTTATAAGTGGTTTTTGAAAAGGTACGATAAGCTTTAA
- a CDS encoding glycosyltransferase family 4 protein, with amino-acid sequence MIKSILFFTHYSALYGANRSLIKILEICLKEDKELFVIMPKPGGLSRELQKMGVTWEIHKFKGWIGKESKISFSCIDNFRGNRNTNFNLKQIPKIKRKLGDFQPDLVCSNTSIFNIGFLYAQKYNKPHIWFVRSHPDHYSFKWFQKEYTQNSLKESEVVIAISHFLKEFLVKEFSLWNVKQLYNAILSERELENLDKRKRNHSLLDEKVFTFGIVGLIHPEKGQEIAVRAFANFHKLYPKSKLLIIGAGKQSGLKKIIRELNLLNNVVFTGHLNDPFEGFLRLDVSLVCSTNEGLGRVALESMALRIPVIGRDDGATSELINHGENGLLYSGGHEELFEKMVYLYKNEDKRIAMGELGRKFLETNFTNEVFSRKFLKVINKL; translated from the coding sequence ATGATAAAAAGTATTTTATTTTTTACTCACTATTCAGCATTATATGGAGCAAACCGCTCTTTAATTAAAATTCTTGAAATTTGTTTAAAAGAAGATAAAGAATTGTTTGTGATTATGCCCAAACCAGGGGGGCTTTCAAGAGAGCTTCAAAAAATGGGGGTAACCTGGGAAATTCATAAATTTAAAGGGTGGATAGGAAAGGAATCAAAGATATCTTTTTCCTGCATTGATAATTTTAGAGGAAATCGCAATACAAATTTTAATTTAAAACAGATTCCAAAAATTAAAAGAAAGCTTGGTGATTTTCAACCAGATTTAGTTTGTTCGAATACTTCTATATTTAATATAGGTTTTTTATATGCTCAAAAATATAATAAGCCACATATATGGTTTGTAAGGTCCCACCCTGATCATTATAGTTTTAAATGGTTTCAGAAGGAATATACTCAAAATAGTCTAAAGGAATCGGAGGTAGTAATAGCTATTTCTCATTTTCTGAAAGAATTTTTAGTTAAGGAATTCTCTTTATGGAATGTAAAGCAACTTTATAATGCAATATTAAGTGAAAGGGAATTAGAAAATCTTGATAAAAGAAAACGAAATCACTCTTTGTTAGATGAAAAAGTTTTTACTTTTGGGATAGTAGGCTTAATCCATCCAGAAAAAGGACAGGAAATTGCTGTTAGAGCTTTTGCTAATTTTCACAAATTATACCCTAAAAGTAAACTCCTAATTATAGGAGCCGGAAAACAAAGTGGTTTAAAAAAAATAATTCGAGAATTAAATTTATTAAATAATGTTGTTTTCACAGGACACCTAAACGATCCTTTTGAAGGATTTTTACGATTAGATGTATCTCTAGTTTGTTCTACGAATGAAGGTTTAGGAAGAGTTGCACTTGAGTCTATGGCCTTGAGAATACCAGTGATTGGTAGGGATGATGGAGCAACTTCTGAATTGATTAACCATGGGGAAAATGGTTTATTGTATTCAGGAGGACACGAGGAGCTATTTGAAAAAATGGTATATCTCTACAAAAATGAAGATAAAAGGATAGCTATGGGTGAGCTGGGAAGAAAATTTTTAGAAACTAATTTCACTAATGAAGTTTTTAGTCGAAAATTTTTAAAGGTTATAAATAAACTTTGA